One region of Budorcas taxicolor isolate Tak-1 chromosome 3, Takin1.1, whole genome shotgun sequence genomic DNA includes:
- the ELOVL1 gene encoding elongation of very long chain fatty acids protein 1 isoform X1, translated as MRKWQAGWPWGLLSSPAPSQPSTTARLAPTEPLARMEAVVNLYQEMMKHADPRLQGYPLMGSPLLMTSILLTYVYFVLSLGPRIMANRKPFQLRGFMVVYNFSLVALSLYIVYEFLMSGWLSSYTWRCDPVDFSNNPEALRMVRVAWLFLFSKFIELIDTVIFVLRKKDGQVTFLHVFHHSVLPWSWWWGVKIAPGGMASFHAMINSSVHVIMYLYYGLSALGPVAQPYLWWKKHMTAIQLIQFVLVSLHISQYYFLPSCNYQYPVIIHLIWMYGTIFFVLFSNFWYQSYTKGKRLPRVLQQNGVPGTTKVKAN; from the exons ATGAGGAAGTGGCAGGCAGGCTGGCCCTGGGGACTCCTCTCCAGCCCTGCTCCATCCCAGCCCTCCACGACGGCCCGCCTGGCCCCCACTG AGCCCTTAGCCAGGATGGAGGCTGTTGTGAACCTGTACCAGGAGATGATGAAGCATGCAG ATCCCCGGCTCCAGGGCTACCCTCTGATGGGGTCCCCCCTGCTAATGACCTCCATCCTCCTGACCTATGTATACTTCGTTCTCTCACTGGGGCCTCGCATCATGGCCAACCGGAAGCCCTTCCAGCTCCGTGGCTTCATGGTTGTCTACAACTTCTCACTGGTGGCACTTTCTCTCTACATTGTCTATGAG TTCCTGATGTCCGGCTGGCTCAGTTCCTACACCTGGCGCTGCGACCCAGTGGACTTTTCCAACAACCCGGAGGCACTGAGG ATGGTTCGAGTGGCCTGGCTTTTCCTCTTCTCCAAGTTCATTGAGCTGATAGACACA GTGATCTTTGTTCTCCGGAAGAAAGATGGACAGGTGACCTTCCTACATGTCTTCCACCACTCagtgcttccctggagctggtggTGGGGGGTAAAGATAGCCCCAG GAGGAATGGCCTCTTTCCACGCCATGATAAACTCCTCAGTGCACGTCATCATGTACCTGTACTATGGATTGTCTGCCCTTGGGCCTGTGGCTCAGCCCTACCTTTGGTGGAAAAAGCACATGACAGCCATCCAGCTG ATCCAGTTTGTCCTGGTCTCGCTGCACATCTCCCAGTACTACTTCCTGCCCAGTTGTAACTACCAGTACCCAGTCATCATCCACCTCATCTGGATGTACGGCACCATCTTCTTCGTGCTCTTCTCCAATTTCTGGTATCAGTCTTACACTAAAGGCAAGCGGCTGCCCCGTGTACTTCAGCAAAATGGAGTTCCAGGTACCACCAAAGTCAAGGCCAACTGA
- the ELOVL1 gene encoding elongation of very long chain fatty acids protein 1 isoform X2 has translation MEAVVNLYQEMMKHADPRLQGYPLMGSPLLMTSILLTYVYFVLSLGPRIMANRKPFQLRGFMVVYNFSLVALSLYIVYEFLMSGWLSSYTWRCDPVDFSNNPEALRMVRVAWLFLFSKFIELIDTVIFVLRKKDGQVTFLHVFHHSVLPWSWWWGVKIAPGGMASFHAMINSSVHVIMYLYYGLSALGPVAQPYLWWKKHMTAIQLIQFVLVSLHISQYYFLPSCNYQYPVIIHLIWMYGTIFFVLFSNFWYQSYTKGKRLPRVLQQNGVPGTTKVKAN, from the exons ATGGAGGCTGTTGTGAACCTGTACCAGGAGATGATGAAGCATGCAG ATCCCCGGCTCCAGGGCTACCCTCTGATGGGGTCCCCCCTGCTAATGACCTCCATCCTCCTGACCTATGTATACTTCGTTCTCTCACTGGGGCCTCGCATCATGGCCAACCGGAAGCCCTTCCAGCTCCGTGGCTTCATGGTTGTCTACAACTTCTCACTGGTGGCACTTTCTCTCTACATTGTCTATGAG TTCCTGATGTCCGGCTGGCTCAGTTCCTACACCTGGCGCTGCGACCCAGTGGACTTTTCCAACAACCCGGAGGCACTGAGG ATGGTTCGAGTGGCCTGGCTTTTCCTCTTCTCCAAGTTCATTGAGCTGATAGACACA GTGATCTTTGTTCTCCGGAAGAAAGATGGACAGGTGACCTTCCTACATGTCTTCCACCACTCagtgcttccctggagctggtggTGGGGGGTAAAGATAGCCCCAG GAGGAATGGCCTCTTTCCACGCCATGATAAACTCCTCAGTGCACGTCATCATGTACCTGTACTATGGATTGTCTGCCCTTGGGCCTGTGGCTCAGCCCTACCTTTGGTGGAAAAAGCACATGACAGCCATCCAGCTG ATCCAGTTTGTCCTGGTCTCGCTGCACATCTCCCAGTACTACTTCCTGCCCAGTTGTAACTACCAGTACCCAGTCATCATCCACCTCATCTGGATGTACGGCACCATCTTCTTCGTGCTCTTCTCCAATTTCTGGTATCAGTCTTACACTAAAGGCAAGCGGCTGCCCCGTGTACTTCAGCAAAATGGAGTTCCAGGTACCACCAAAGTCAAGGCCAACTGA
- the CDC20 gene encoding cell division cycle protein 20 homolog yields the protein MAQFVFESDLHSLLQLDTPIPNAPPARWQRKAKEAAGPAPSPMRAANRSHSAGRTPGRTPGKSSSKLQTTPSKPGGDRYIPHRNASQMEVASFLLSKENQPDNSETPTKKEHQKAWALNLNGFDMEEAKILRLSGKPQNAPEGYQNRLKVLYSQKATPGSSRKTCRYIPSLPDRILDAPEIRNDYYLNLVDWSSGNVLAVALDNSVYLWSASTGDILQLLQMEQPGDYISSVAWIKEGNYLAVGTSSAEVQLWDVQQQKRLRNMTSHSARVGSLCWNSYILSSGSRSGHIHHHDVRVAEHHVATLSGHSQEVCGLRWAPDGRHLASGGNDNLVNVWPSAPGEGGWVPLQTFTQHQGAVKAVAWCPWQSNVLATGGGTSDRHIRIWNVCSGACLSAVDAHSQVCSILWSPHYKELISGHGFAQNQLVIWKYPTMAKVAELKGHTARVLSLTMSPDGATVASAAADETLRLWRCFELDPARRREREKASAAKSSLIHQGIR from the exons ATGGCCCAGTTCGTGTTCGAGAGTGACTTGCACTCGCTGCTGCAGCTGGATACACCCATCCCCAATGCACCGCCTGCGCGCTGGCAGCGCAAAGCGAAGGAAGCCGCGGGGCCGGCCCCCTCGCCTATGCGGGCAGCCAACCGATCCCACAGCGCCGGCAGGACCCCAGGCCGAACTCCCG GCAAATCCAGCTCCAAGCTTCAGACCACTCCCAGCAAACCTGGCGGTGACCGCTATATCCCCCATCGCAATGCTTCCCAGATGGAGGTGGCTAGCTTCCTCCTGAGCAAGGAGAACCAGCCCGACAACAGTGAGACGCCCACCAAGAAG GAACATCAGAAAGCATGGGCTTTGAATCTGAACGGTTTTGACATGGAGGAAGCCAAGATCCTTCGGCTCAGTGGAAAACCACAAAATGCCCCAGAGG GTTACCAGAACAGACTAAAAGTACTCTACAGCCAGAAGGCCACGCCGGGCTCCAGCAGGAAGACCTGCCGTTACATTCCTTCCCTGCCAGACCGCATCCTGGATGCCCCTGAAATCCGGAATGACTACT ACCTGAACCTTGTGGATTGGAGCTCTGGGAATGTACTGGCTGTGGCTTTGGACAACAGTGTATACTTGTGGAGCGCTAGCACTGGTGACATTTTGCAGCTGCTCCAAATGGAGCAGCCTGGGGACTATATATCTTCTGTGGCCTGGATCAAAGAGGGCAACTACCTGGCTGTGGGCACCAGCAGTGCTGAGGTGCAG CTATGGGATGTGCAACAGCAGAAACGGCTTCGAAACATGACCAGTCATTCTGCCCGAGTGGGCTCCCTCTGTTGGAATAGCTATATCCTATCCAG TGGCTCACGCTCCGGCCACATCCACCACCATGACGTTCGGGTAGCAGAACACCATGTGGCCACGCTGAGTGGCCACAGCCAGGAAGTGTGTGGGTTGCGCTGGGCCCCGGATGGACGGCATTTAGCCAGCGGTGGCAACGACAACCTGGTCAACGTGTGGCCTAGTGCTCCTGGAGAGGGTGGCTGGGTTCCTCTGCAGACCTTCACCCAGCATCAAGGGGCTGTCAAG GCTGTAGCTTGgtgtccctggcagtccaatgtcCTGGCAACTGGCGGGGGCACAAGTGATCGACACATTCGTATCTGGAACGTCTGCTCTGGGGCCTGTCTGAGTGCCGTGGATGCCCATTCCCAG GTGTGCTCTATCCTCTGGTCTCCCCACTACAAGGAGCTCATCTCAGGCCACGGCTTTGCCCAGAACCAGCTGGTTATTTGGAAGTACCCAACCATGGCCAAGGTGGCTGAGCTGAAAG gtcacacagcccgGGTGCTCAGTCTGACCATGAGCCCAGATGGGGCTACAGTGGCATCCGCAGCAGCAGATGAGACCCTGCGACTGTGGCGCTGCTTTGAGCTGGACCCTGCCCGGCGGCGGGAACGGGAGAaggccagtgcagccaaaagcagCCTCATCCACCAAGGCATCCGCTGA